The following are encoded in a window of Dysidea avara chromosome 4, odDysAvar1.4, whole genome shotgun sequence genomic DNA:
- the LOC136253905 gene encoding uncharacterized protein produces MQRAVKLASVKGASNWLTTLPLNEHGFALHKSAFQDALALRYSWPPLRTPTLCACGASFSVDHVLSCPKGGLPSLRHNEIRDLTATLLTEVCSQVCTEPELQPVHNPDEFHLSTSNTQEGARLDIAMNGFWGSRSERCFIDVRVFNPLAPSNSSSSLSSTFKKHENIKRQAYGQRIREVEHASFTPIIMSATGGLAHEAIVFYKRLASLLSAKWGDEYSVVLGWLRCCLGFSLLRSAIQCIRGARSSIGAYTRAPPPMDLVQVESHLSE; encoded by the coding sequence ATGCAGCGTGCAGTGAAGCTAGCATCTGTGAAGGGGGCTTCAAATTGGCTTACAACTCTCCCCTTGAATGAGCATGGTTTTGCTCTACATAAGTCCGCCTTTCAGGATGCCCTGGCTTTGCGTTACAGTTGGCCTCCCCTCCGTACTCCAACTCTTTGTGCTTGTGGGGCTTCATTCTCTGTGGATCATGTGCTCTCTTGTCCGAAGGGGGGACTACCTTCTCTTCGCCACAATGAGATAAGGGACCTCACTGCTACCCTTTTGACAGAGGTGTGCTCCCAGGTGTGTACTGAACCAGAACTGCAGCCCGTCCACAATCCTGATGAGTTCCATCTTTCCACCTCAAATACTCAAGAAGGGGCTcgcttggacattgccatgaatggtttttggggtagtCGTTCTGAGAGATGTTTTATTGATGTTCGTGTTTTTAATCCACTTGCCCCATCTAACAgttcttcatcactttcttctacCTTTAAGAAGCATGAGAATATCAAGCGTCAAGCTTAtggtcagagaattcgtgaggttgAGCATGCTTCTTTTACACCTATCATCATGTCGGCAACAGGGGGGTTGGCTCATGAAGCCATAGTTTTCTATAAGCGTCTGGCTTCCCTCCTATCGGCTAAGTGGGGTGATGAATACTCTGTAGTCCTGGGTTGGCTTCGGTGTTGTCTTGGTTTTTCTCTGCTCCGCTCGGCTATTCAGTGCATTCGAGGTGCGCGTTCATCCATTGGTGCTTACACTAGggctccaccaccaatggatttagtgcaagtggagtcccacttgtcagagtaa